The Neobacillus sp. OS1-2 genome includes a window with the following:
- a CDS encoding ABC transporter permease subunit: MHYIWKEWKENIRGKGLWLSLSIIVLISISILFRSSVLSFDKGFYVLLINLFDTIIYFIPILCLFIGAFSIFQEKEQKTLIMLLTKKDNYASFLVRKSAGLYIVVLVPLLIWFFLYLLLLKFNFGIDFKGYMIFVAAIVCLSMVFLQMGAAIGSFSRSRMQIIGYTIFVWFYFFFLHDFILLSFLPDVTHENVRLFSSAYFLNPLQAVRMFLETGMGVYSFGHMSRLLEKFMWTKPVFFLLGNLLIWLAVSFGTAIVFNRKEGYE; the protein is encoded by the coding sequence ATGCATTACATTTGGAAGGAATGGAAGGAAAACATAAGAGGAAAAGGACTTTGGCTGTCGTTAAGCATCATTGTTCTGATTTCAATCAGCATTTTGTTTCGTTCCTCTGTCCTTTCATTTGATAAAGGCTTTTATGTGCTCTTAATCAATTTATTTGATACGATTATTTATTTTATCCCGATCCTGTGCCTGTTTATCGGCGCCTTCTCCATCTTTCAGGAAAAAGAACAAAAGACACTCATTATGCTGTTAACGAAAAAAGACAATTATGCCAGTTTTTTAGTGCGAAAAAGTGCTGGGCTCTATATCGTCGTTCTCGTTCCGCTGCTGATTTGGTTCTTCTTGTATCTATTATTGTTAAAATTCAATTTTGGGATAGATTTCAAAGGTTATATGATCTTTGTAGCAGCGATTGTTTGTTTGAGCATGGTCTTCCTGCAAATGGGGGCCGCGATTGGCAGCTTTAGCCGCTCACGGATGCAGATTATTGGCTACACGATTTTTGTCTGGTTTTACTTTTTCTTTTTACATGATTTTATTTTGCTATCCTTTTTACCGGACGTCACCCACGAAAATGTCAGGCTCTTTTCATCAGCCTACTTTTTAAACCCGCTCCAAGCCGTACGAATGTTTTTAGAAACCGGCATGGGCGTGTATTCCTTCGGTCATATGTCTAGACTGCTAGAAAAGTTCATGTGGACGAAGCCTGTATTCTTTTTACTGGGAAATCTGTTGATCTGGCTTGCGGTTTCCTTTGGCACAGCGATTGTCTTCAACCGTAAGGAGGGATACGAATGA
- a CDS encoding ABC transporter ATP-binding protein produces MIKVTGLNQSFGRKTVLDGVTVEIGRHEICALVGRNGAGKSTFINSLLGLLPVKQGAIAINGIEVSKKNNEWKKAIAYLPEKFMLYPMLTGLENMTFFAEAVSGASDLPRIEQVLRSVSLWDDRGVQVKSYSKGMLQRLGLAITLYQDSSILILDEPTSGIDPLGRKEILEVLRSLHDKTILLSSHHLDEIRQICTHVVFLDEGKMEKFTVKDFLETHHLGGIES; encoded by the coding sequence ATGATTAAAGTGACGGGCTTAAACCAATCCTTTGGAAGAAAAACAGTCCTGGATGGGGTCACGGTTGAGATTGGGCGCCATGAAATTTGCGCACTTGTCGGCCGCAATGGTGCCGGTAAATCGACATTTATTAATAGTCTCTTAGGCTTATTGCCTGTGAAGCAAGGAGCAATTGCCATTAACGGCATAGAAGTTTCCAAGAAAAATAATGAATGGAAAAAGGCGATTGCCTATTTGCCCGAAAAATTTATGCTTTATCCGATGCTCACCGGCTTAGAGAATATGACCTTTTTTGCGGAGGCTGTTTCTGGTGCATCAGATTTACCGCGGATTGAACAGGTATTGCGATCAGTCAGCCTTTGGGATGACCGCGGTGTGCAGGTAAAGTCGTATTCAAAGGGGATGCTGCAGCGTTTGGGGCTTGCCATTACTCTATATCAGGATTCCAGTATTTTGATTTTGGATGAACCGACAAGCGGGATTGACCCGCTGGGAAGGAAGGAAATCCTTGAGGTATTACGGTCGCTCCATGATAAAACGATCCTGCTTTCCTCGCACCACCTCGATGAAATTCGGCAGATTTGCACACACGTCGTCTTTTTAGATGAGGGGAAAATGGAAAAATTCACAGTGAAAGACTTTTTAGAAACACATCATTTAGGGGGAATTGAGTCATGA
- a CDS encoding FixH family protein: MKKRLMFALLLVIAMLAGCGSGPDYTVKVTKELFYQKDAAVPFEIKVTEGKKAVKGLEVSAAFSMANMDHGTTEVKLADEKKDGTYSGEVALPMSGKYEVAFTLEKDGKKSEEVIDINVVKAKGVAKLNGEWITNEDVSFYKLINQLQFAISRETAQKKYSGAQLEEELAYLESQEKLIDDKNQLVTQIIRLRSMAMLAEEKGHKADAGEVDAALGKVRDQYNGYASAGKLIRDYGEEKFWSTEKQQYEMIVLAQKVQQDLVAQVKKENPTMAEQEVYFQAQKKYEELLVSQVNSLKIEIL, encoded by the coding sequence ATGAAGAAACGACTGATGTTCGCCTTGCTGCTGGTAATCGCAATGCTTGCCGGCTGTGGGTCCGGGCCTGACTATACAGTGAAAGTGACGAAGGAACTTTTTTACCAAAAGGATGCGGCAGTGCCGTTTGAAATAAAAGTAACCGAGGGGAAAAAGGCTGTAAAAGGGCTTGAGGTTTCCGCAGCATTCTCCATGGCCAATATGGACCACGGGACAACCGAAGTGAAATTAGCCGATGAAAAGAAGGACGGAACTTACTCCGGTGAGGTGGCGCTGCCGATGAGCGGTAAATATGAGGTAGCCTTTACATTGGAGAAGGACGGGAAGAAATCCGAGGAAGTCATTGACATCAACGTCGTGAAGGCCAAGGGTGTCGCAAAATTAAACGGTGAATGGATTACGAATGAGGATGTTTCTTTTTATAAGTTGATTAATCAGCTGCAGTTTGCAATTTCTCGGGAAACAGCTCAGAAAAAATACAGCGGTGCGCAATTAGAGGAAGAACTAGCCTATTTAGAGTCCCAGGAAAAGCTCATCGATGATAAAAATCAATTAGTCACGCAGATTATCCGCCTGCGCTCGATGGCGATGCTGGCAGAGGAGAAGGGTCACAAAGCGGATGCCGGAGAAGTGGATGCAGCCTTGGGGAAAGTACGCGACCAATATAATGGGTATGCATCCGCTGGAAAGTTGATTCGAGACTATGGCGAAGAGAAGTTCTGGTCAACGGAAAAACAGCAATACGAGATGATTGTTCTCGCACAAAAGGTGCAACAGGATTTAGTTGCTCAAGTAAAAAAGGAAAATCCAACAATGGCTGAACAGGAAGTCTACTTCCAGGCGCAAAAAAAATACGAGGAACTCCTCGTCTCCCAAGTAAACTCCTTAAAGATAGAAATTCTTTAG
- a CDS encoding Cof-type HAD-IIB family hydrolase produces the protein MIKMIASDMDGTLLNSVQQISEENRQAILKAQAQGVEFVVATGRSYQEATYVLGEAGLKCPMICTNGAEVRSIEGEILSATPIPKQLAREVAAKLTELDMYFEVYTDKAACTIDADKAVSTLADIILSANPEADRDEIMYAAGARLRDGLVMVVEDYESLFADESVQIYKMLVFSFDGRKLAAAGNALAEFPEIAVSASGDENLEVTNKQAQKGIALETFAKVSGIDISETMAIGDNYNDVSMFERAGRSVAMGNANYEIQALCDVITDTNNEHGVAKAILEVL, from the coding sequence ATGATTAAAATGATAGCATCAGATATGGATGGAACCCTATTAAATTCGGTTCAACAAATTAGTGAGGAAAATAGGCAGGCCATTTTAAAGGCGCAGGCCCAAGGGGTTGAATTTGTCGTTGCGACGGGCAGGTCGTATCAGGAGGCCACATATGTCTTAGGGGAGGCCGGCCTAAAATGCCCGATGATTTGTACGAATGGCGCAGAGGTTCGTTCGATAGAAGGAGAGATTCTTTCAGCCACCCCGATTCCGAAACAATTGGCACGTGAGGTGGCAGCAAAGCTTACCGAACTTGATATGTATTTTGAGGTATACACGGACAAGGCTGCCTGCACGATCGATGCGGATAAAGCCGTATCGACGCTTGCCGATATTATCCTTAGCGCCAATCCAGAGGCTGACCGCGACGAGATCATGTATGCAGCCGGGGCAAGATTGCGCGATGGTTTGGTCATGGTTGTGGAGGATTATGAATCTCTTTTCGCCGACGAATCCGTGCAAATCTATAAGATGTTGGTATTTTCATTTGATGGGCGTAAACTAGCGGCCGCGGGAAATGCACTGGCTGAATTTCCGGAAATTGCTGTTTCTGCATCAGGTGATGAAAATCTGGAGGTTACCAACAAACAGGCCCAGAAAGGGATTGCACTTGAGACTTTCGCGAAGGTTAGCGGAATTGATATTTCAGAGACCATGGCGATTGGCGATAACTATAATGATGTGTCGATGTTTGAACGTGCCGGCAGATCAGTAGCGATGGGGAATGCTAACTATGAAATTCAAGCATTATGCGATGTGATTACGGATACGAATAACGAACACGGCGTGGCGAAGGCCATTTTAGAAGTGTTATAG
- a CDS encoding DNA alkylation repair protein encodes MAIVTRLFTENRNELLAEPMMNYMKGHFLFLGIKSPLRKELEKQFFKETGVLREPFNKELVEDLWREKEREYQYTALTYLEKIMNKLQKDDLPFMEQLITTKSWWDTVDALAPKPVGKIAEMFPEVVEETIDGWAVHDNMWLRRAAILFQLKYKQKTNEKKLYQYIRQNADSKEFFIQKAIGWALREYSKTNPLSVQRFIAGQSLAPLSIREGSKYLA; translated from the coding sequence ATGGCGATAGTAACAAGACTGTTTACGGAAAACCGTAATGAATTATTGGCCGAACCGATGATGAATTATATGAAAGGACATTTTTTATTTTTAGGAATCAAATCGCCTTTACGTAAGGAATTAGAAAAGCAATTTTTTAAGGAAACCGGGGTTCTACGGGAGCCATTTAATAAGGAATTAGTAGAAGATCTTTGGCGTGAAAAGGAAAGAGAATATCAATATACAGCCTTGACTTATTTGGAAAAAATAATGAATAAGCTTCAGAAGGACGATTTGCCTTTTATGGAGCAGCTTATTACGACGAAATCGTGGTGGGATACGGTTGACGCGCTTGCCCCAAAGCCTGTTGGAAAAATTGCCGAAATGTTCCCAGAGGTGGTGGAAGAAACGATTGATGGCTGGGCCGTTCACGACAATATGTGGCTCAGGCGGGCAGCGATTCTTTTTCAATTAAAGTATAAACAAAAGACAAATGAAAAGAAGCTCTATCAATACATACGGCAAAATGCTGATAGTAAGGAATTTTTTATCCAAAAAGCAATTGGCTGGGCATTAAGGGAATACTCAAAGACAAATCCTCTTTCCGTGCAGAGGTTTATTGCGGGGCAGTCATTAGCACCATTAAGCATTCGTGAAGGCAGTAAGTACTTGGCCTAA
- a CDS encoding PRK06851 family protein: protein MAGKVKNYFAGGNTARGFHSLYDSNLQGLDRLFILKGGPGTGKSSLMKKIGHEWIEQGYDVEFLHCASDNNSIDGVLIPSLKVGIVDGTAPHVIEPKAPGAVEEYINLGEAWNARALSVQKKVIQKLTEQIGASFQKAYATFKEALEIHDDWEKIYINSMDFKKADQLTNKLIETFFGKMKLHKTSDVRHRFLGAATPMGAVDFVPNLTEEIPKRYFVKGRPGSGKSTMLKKLAAAAEERGVDIEIYHCGFDPHSLDMLILRELGIAIFDSTAPHEYFPSRDGDEIIDMYEILIEPGTDDLFAEIISKIAAKYKSKMTEATSYLAKAKDLHDELEEIYVAAMDFTVVEKIQGRIAEEIKEWASTKS, encoded by the coding sequence GTGGCAGGGAAAGTGAAAAATTATTTTGCCGGCGGGAATACAGCTAGGGGCTTCCATAGTCTTTATGACTCCAATCTTCAAGGGTTAGACCGGTTATTTATTCTAAAGGGCGGCCCTGGAACAGGCAAATCATCACTGATGAAGAAAATTGGCCATGAGTGGATTGAACAAGGATACGATGTTGAGTTTCTTCATTGTGCCTCAGATAATAATTCAATAGATGGTGTTCTAATCCCAAGCTTGAAGGTGGGTATTGTTGATGGGACGGCACCGCATGTGATTGAACCGAAGGCACCCGGAGCGGTTGAGGAATATATAAACCTTGGGGAGGCCTGGAATGCCCGTGCCCTGAGTGTTCAGAAAAAGGTAATTCAGAAGCTGACTGAACAGATTGGCGCCTCATTTCAAAAGGCGTATGCCACGTTTAAGGAAGCGCTAGAAATCCATGATGATTGGGAAAAAATTTATATTAATAGCATGGACTTTAAAAAGGCGGACCAATTGACGAACAAGTTAATTGAAACCTTTTTTGGAAAAATGAAATTGCATAAGACTTCAGATGTGCGGCATCGCTTCTTAGGAGCGGCGACGCCGATGGGAGCCGTTGACTTCGTTCCGAATTTGACCGAGGAGATTCCGAAACGCTATTTCGTAAAAGGGCGTCCAGGGTCTGGGAAATCGACCATGTTGAAAAAACTGGCTGCTGCTGCTGAAGAGCGCGGCGTCGATATTGAAATCTATCATTGCGGCTTTGACCCGCATAGCCTTGATATGTTGATCTTACGGGAGCTCGGGATTGCTATTTTTGACAGTACAGCACCGCATGAGTATTTCCCGAGCCGTGATGGCGATGAGATCATTGATATGTATGAGATTTTGATTGAGCCCGGCACAGATGATCTGTTTGCTGAGATCATTAGTAAAATTGCCGCAAAATATAAAAGCAAAATGACAGAGGCGACTAGCTATCTTGCAAAGGCAAAGGATCTGCATGATGAGTTGGAAGAGATTTATGTGGCTGCAATGGACTTTACTGTAGTGGAAAAAATTCAAGGGCGGATAGCCGAGGAAATAAAAGAATGGGCGAGTACGAAGAGCTAA
- the ybaK gene encoding Cys-tRNA(Pro) deacylase: MAQAKTNAMRILDAKKVSYDMLTYDNKDGKIDGVSVAEKIGRDPKVVYKTLVAQGHSKAIYVFVIPVAKELDLKKAAKAAAEKNVEMIPVKDIQKWTGYIRGGCSPIGMKKEYKTFLDESCRQIDSIIVSAGKIGVQIVLTPENLKELTKAELIDLVK, encoded by the coding sequence GTGGCACAGGCGAAAACAAATGCAATGCGCATTCTTGATGCAAAAAAAGTCAGCTATGACATGCTTACATACGATAATAAAGATGGGAAAATTGATGGAGTTTCCGTTGCGGAGAAAATTGGCCGGGATCCGAAAGTGGTTTATAAAACGCTTGTTGCGCAGGGACACAGTAAGGCGATTTATGTCTTCGTTATTCCTGTGGCTAAAGAATTGGATTTGAAAAAGGCAGCTAAGGCAGCGGCTGAAAAGAATGTGGAAATGATTCCGGTGAAGGATATTCAAAAATGGACGGGATACATACGCGGTGGTTGCTCGCCGATTGGCATGAAAAAGGAATATAAGACCTTCCTCGATGAAAGCTGTCGGCAAATTGATTCGATCATTGTCAGTGCCGGTAAAATTGGTGTACAAATCGTGCTCACCCCTGAGAATTTAAAGGAACTAACCAAAGCGGAACTGATCGATTTGGTGAAGTAA